The following coding sequences are from one Archocentrus centrarchus isolate MPI-CPG fArcCen1 chromosome 4, fArcCen1, whole genome shotgun sequence window:
- the lmo4b gene encoding LIM domain transcription factor LMO4b isoform X1 gives MVNPGGSSQPPPVGTGSLSWKRCAGCGGKIADRFLLYTMDSYWHSRCLKCSCCQAQLGEIGTSCYTKSGMILCRNDYIRLFGNSGACSACGQSIPASELVMRAQGNVYHLKCFTCSTCRNRLVPGDRFHYINGSLFCEHDRPTALINGHLSSLQTNPLLPDQKVC, from the exons ATGGTGAATCCTGGAGGCAGCAGCCAGCCACCACCGGTGGGCACAGGTTCCCTGTCCTGGAAGCGGTGCGCAGGCTGCGGGGGCAAAATCGCGGACCGTTTCCTCCTTTACACCATGGACAGCTACTGGCACAGCCGATGCCTCAAGTGCTCCTGCTGCCAGGCCCAGCTGGGCGAGATCGGCACGTCGTGCTACACAAAAAGCGGCATGATCCTCTGTAGAAACGACTACATCAG attATTTGGGAACAGTGGAGCCTGCAGTGCCTGTGGTCAGTCTATTCCAGCCAGTGAACTGGTGATGAGGGCACAGGGCAATGTGTACCATCTCAAG tgtttcacATGTTCCACCTGTCGGAACCGGCTCGTCCCCGGGGACCGGTTCCACTACATCAACGGCAGCCTGTTCTGCGAACACGACAGACCCACAGCACTCATCAACGGCCATTTGAGTTCGCTGCAGACGAACCCGCTACTGCCCGACCAGAAG
- the lmo4b gene encoding LIM domain transcription factor LMO4b isoform X2, producing the protein MVNPGGSSQPPPVGTGSLSWKRCAGCGGKIADRFLLYTMDSYWHSRCLKCSCCQAQLGEIGTSCYTKSGMILCRNDYIRLFGNSGACSACGQSIPASELVMRAQGNVYHLKCFTCSTTSTAACSANTTDPQHSSTAI; encoded by the exons ATGGTGAATCCTGGAGGCAGCAGCCAGCCACCACCGGTGGGCACAGGTTCCCTGTCCTGGAAGCGGTGCGCAGGCTGCGGGGGCAAAATCGCGGACCGTTTCCTCCTTTACACCATGGACAGCTACTGGCACAGCCGATGCCTCAAGTGCTCCTGCTGCCAGGCCCAGCTGGGCGAGATCGGCACGTCGTGCTACACAAAAAGCGGCATGATCCTCTGTAGAAACGACTACATCAG attATTTGGGAACAGTGGAGCCTGCAGTGCCTGTGGTCAGTCTATTCCAGCCAGTGAACTGGTGATGAGGGCACAGGGCAATGTGTACCATCTCAAG tgtttcacAT GTTCCACTACATCAACGGCAGCCTGTTCTGCGAACACGACAGACCCACAGCACTCATCAACGGCCATTTGA